One genomic window of Halococcus agarilyticus includes the following:
- a CDS encoding helix-turn-helix transcriptional regulator: MSTTLDNVEFLARSSNRFAALEVLIEGPRDRAELRESIDASSSTVGRVLDDLKTKGWVTQTNHRYEATRTGRLVGTEFARLLDAMEAVEQLQGVVDWLPTEEMDFDVTTLQDAEITTATQSSPFRPTLRMAARLGEADEVRMLAYAAIPQVLTAVQKAVVEGTQTFEAVVTPDLLDAVRDDAEMTAQARSVADADRAAVFCSGDSVPYSLAVADGTLVMDVTDDRRLPRALVETENETAVSWAESVYDSYRQDAEPVSSGRIAV, translated from the coding sequence ATGAGTACGACCCTCGACAACGTCGAATTCCTCGCCCGGTCGAGCAACCGTTTCGCGGCGCTGGAGGTGTTGATCGAAGGGCCTCGTGACCGGGCGGAGCTGCGGGAGTCGATCGATGCGTCCTCCTCGACCGTCGGTCGCGTCCTCGACGATCTCAAGACCAAGGGATGGGTCACCCAGACGAACCACCGGTACGAGGCGACGCGAACCGGGCGACTCGTCGGGACCGAGTTCGCTCGACTGCTCGACGCGATGGAGGCCGTCGAACAGCTCCAGGGGGTCGTCGACTGGCTGCCGACCGAGGAGATGGATTTCGACGTCACCACGCTCCAGGATGCCGAAATCACCACGGCGACGCAGAGCAGTCCGTTCCGCCCGACGCTCCGGATGGCGGCGCGGCTGGGCGAGGCGGACGAGGTGCGGATGCTCGCGTACGCGGCGATCCCGCAGGTTCTCACGGCGGTTCAGAAGGCCGTCGTCGAGGGAACCCAGACGTTCGAGGCCGTCGTCACGCCGGACCTCCTCGACGCCGTCCGCGACGACGCCGAGATGACTGCACAGGCCCGGTCGGTCGCCGACGCCGATCGGGCCGCGGTGTTCTGCTCCGGCGACAGCGTGCCGTACAGTCTGGCGGTGGCCGATGGCACCCTGGTGATGGACGTCACCGACGATCGGCGGCTGCCGCGTGCCCTGGTCGAAACCGAGAACGAAACCGCGGTGTCGTGGGCCGAGTCGGTGTACGATTCGTACCGACAGGACGCAGAACCGGTCAGTTCCGGTCGAATCGCGGTGTAG
- a CDS encoding acyl-CoA dehydrogenase family protein, with product MELLDESIVPEHVREVKAEAREFADEHIAPNAEEYFRTGEYPWEILEAGQDAGLVAQDIGEDLGGRGLGLEAMLAIAEEFYRADGGIALTLQLASFGAEIVEKYGSDDQHEEYLRPVAECDQITGLAVSEPQTGSDLAGMTTSAEKDGDEWVLNGEKYWVGNAVEAEWLTVYAKTGDADDRYSNYSMFIVPTDAPGYDAEHIPEKMGFRASKQGHIEFDDCRIPEANLVGNEGTGFYMLAEFFNHGRVVVGGHGLGLAAAAIEEAWEFVHDREAFGRDVSEFQAVQHDLSDMLIEFERARALNWRAAGKVADQDNAGYWAALAKANSTEAAVECAERGMQLHGGRSVLSENRIARVYRDCRIPVIYEGANAIQRNLIYRQR from the coding sequence ATGGAGCTACTCGACGAGTCGATCGTGCCCGAGCACGTACGCGAGGTCAAGGCCGAGGCCCGCGAGTTCGCCGACGAGCATATCGCCCCCAACGCCGAGGAGTACTTCCGGACGGGCGAGTACCCGTGGGAGATCCTCGAAGCCGGCCAAGACGCCGGTCTCGTTGCCCAGGACATCGGCGAGGACCTCGGCGGGCGCGGGCTCGGACTCGAAGCGATGCTCGCGATCGCCGAGGAGTTCTACCGGGCGGACGGCGGCATCGCACTTACCCTCCAGCTCGCGAGCTTCGGGGCCGAGATCGTCGAGAAGTACGGCAGCGACGACCAGCACGAGGAGTACCTCCGGCCGGTCGCCGAATGCGACCAGATCACCGGACTCGCGGTCTCGGAACCGCAGACCGGCAGCGACCTCGCCGGGATGACCACGAGCGCCGAAAAGGACGGCGACGAGTGGGTGCTCAATGGCGAGAAGTACTGGGTCGGCAACGCGGTCGAAGCCGAGTGGCTCACCGTCTACGCCAAGACGGGGGATGCCGACGACCGCTACTCGAACTACTCGATGTTCATCGTGCCGACCGACGCCCCCGGCTACGACGCCGAACACATCCCCGAGAAGATGGGCTTTCGCGCCTCCAAACAGGGCCACATCGAATTCGACGACTGCCGGATCCCCGAGGCAAACCTCGTCGGCAACGAGGGCACCGGCTTCTACATGCTCGCGGAGTTCTTCAACCACGGCCGGGTCGTCGTCGGCGGTCACGGGCTGGGTCTCGCCGCGGCGGCCATCGAGGAAGCGTGGGAGTTCGTCCACGACCGCGAAGCCTTCGGTCGGGACGTGAGCGAGTTTCAGGCCGTCCAGCACGATCTCTCGGACATGCTCATCGAGTTCGAGCGCGCCCGCGCGCTCAACTGGCGGGCGGCCGGCAAAGTGGCGGATCAGGACAACGCTGGCTACTGGGCCGCACTCGCCAAGGCGAACTCCACCGAGGCCGCCGTCGAGTGCGCCGAGCGCGGCATGCAGCTTCACGGCGGTCGGTCGGTGCTGAGCGAGAACCGGATCGCACGGGTCTACCGCGACTGCCGGATCCCGGTGATCTACGAGGGCGCGAACGCGATCCAGCGCAACCTGATCTACCGCCAGCGCTGA
- a CDS encoding FxLYD domain-containing protein, whose amino-acid sequence MQPDSNSYQTRRRYLAQATTTLAAGSTVVLAGCSESDAGSNEGSGTVGNSDASGNDDTERSDVVAEDSGVVVLSSESYTSDFSGGVTGLVENRSENEASYVQVEIGFYRDDTKVGDGLDNTNNLPSGAQWEYDAAYLEADGWDSVTEYTVAITAR is encoded by the coding sequence GTGCAGCCCGACTCGAACAGCTATCAAACGCGGCGACGGTACCTTGCACAAGCGACCACCACCCTGGCAGCTGGCAGTACGGTTGTCCTCGCTGGTTGTTCGGAATCTGACGCTGGTTCGAATGAAGGCAGTGGTACTGTCGGCAACAGTGACGCCAGTGGGAATGACGATACCGAGCGATCGGATGTCGTTGCCGAAGATAGCGGTGTAGTGGTACTGTCTTCCGAGTCCTACACTAGCGATTTCTCTGGTGGTGTTACTGGTCTTGTCGAGAACAGGTCGGAGAACGAAGCTTCCTATGTGCAGGTCGAAATCGGCTTCTACAGAGACGATACGAAAGTTGGGGACGGACTCGACAACACGAACAACCTCCCGAGCGGCGCGCAGTGGGAGTACGACGCAGCGTATCTCGAAGCGGATGGATGGGATTCCGTTACCGAGTACACAGTCGCCATCACCGCGCGCTAA
- a CDS encoding long-chain fatty acid--CoA ligase, which produces MPRGTPQTLRPFRWRAERMYPDTEIVSRTADGIERYDYSEYGDRVARLANAIDAAGIGEEARVGTFCWNHHRHFETYFGVPDSGRQLHTINPLLPDEHIQYIVENATDELLFVDPSLAEKLAGAYDADSFDSVEQFVVMADEVPEIDLDPVTDYESFIAEQGSEYDWPAIEEDREAGMCYTSGTTGRPKGVEYTQRMLWSHTMATVTPQGLGIEDTDVVMPVVPMFHVNAWGMPFSTTAAGAKHVYPGPSPDPADIAHLIEEEGVTITAGVPTVWLGLLEYLEENDADLSSLEEIVIGGSAAPEAVIRQFDELGVDVLHAWGMTEMSPIGSVARLKPGMDEWDADDRHAKRGKQGLMVPGIEFKVIDEDGNEVPWDGEEFGELWVRGPWVTTEYFERPEANEEDFENGWLKTGDVVSVDEDGYIQIVDRAKDVIKSGGEWISSVELENALMAHDDVAEATVVGVPHERWQERPVAFVVSASDVDQDALSDELLEMIAADYPKWWVPDDVEYIDEVPKTATGKFSKKDLREEYADASLVEGEAPAEAAPEDE; this is translated from the coding sequence ATGCCACGAGGCACACCACAGACCCTGCGACCGTTCCGCTGGCGCGCGGAGCGAATGTACCCCGACACCGAGATCGTCTCGCGCACCGCCGACGGGATCGAGCGGTACGATTACTCCGAGTACGGCGACCGCGTCGCCCGCCTCGCGAACGCGATCGACGCCGCCGGCATCGGCGAGGAGGCCCGCGTCGGTACGTTCTGCTGGAACCACCACCGCCACTTCGAGACGTACTTCGGCGTTCCCGACTCGGGCCGCCAGCTCCACACCATCAACCCCCTCCTGCCCGACGAGCACATCCAGTACATCGTCGAGAACGCGACCGACGAGCTCCTGTTCGTCGACCCCTCGCTCGCGGAGAAGCTCGCCGGCGCGTACGACGCCGATTCGTTCGACAGCGTCGAGCAGTTCGTCGTGATGGCCGACGAGGTCCCGGAGATCGACCTCGATCCCGTCACGGACTACGAGTCGTTCATCGCCGAACAGGGGTCCGAGTACGACTGGCCCGCGATCGAGGAGGACCGCGAGGCCGGGATGTGCTACACCTCGGGCACCACCGGGCGGCCGAAGGGCGTCGAGTACACCCAGCGGATGCTCTGGTCGCACACGATGGCGACAGTGACGCCCCAGGGCCTCGGGATCGAGGACACGGACGTCGTGATGCCGGTCGTCCCGATGTTCCACGTCAACGCGTGGGGGATGCCGTTCTCGACGACGGCCGCCGGCGCGAAACACGTCTATCCCGGGCCCTCGCCCGATCCGGCCGACATCGCCCACCTCATCGAGGAAGAGGGCGTCACCATCACCGCGGGCGTCCCCACCGTGTGGCTCGGGCTGCTCGAATACCTCGAAGAGAACGACGCCGACCTCTCGTCGCTCGAAGAGATCGTCATCGGCGGGAGCGCCGCTCCCGAGGCCGTCATCCGGCAGTTCGACGAGCTGGGTGTGGACGTCCTCCACGCGTGGGGGATGACCGAGATGAGCCCGATCGGGTCGGTCGCGCGGCTCAAGCCGGGCATGGACGAGTGGGACGCCGACGATCGGCACGCGAAACGCGGCAAACAGGGGCTGATGGTGCCTGGCATCGAGTTCAAAGTCATCGACGAGGACGGCAACGAGGTACCGTGGGACGGCGAGGAGTTCGGCGAGCTCTGGGTCCGCGGTCCGTGGGTCACTACCGAGTACTTCGAGCGTCCCGAGGCCAACGAGGAGGACTTTGAAAACGGATGGCTCAAGACCGGCGACGTGGTCTCGGTCGACGAGGACGGGTACATCCAGATCGTCGACCGCGCGAAGGACGTCATCAAGTCGGGCGGCGAGTGGATTTCGAGCGTCGAACTCGAAAACGCCCTGATGGCCCACGACGACGTGGCCGAGGCAACAGTAGTCGGTGTCCCCCACGAGCGCTGGCAGGAGCGCCCGGTCGCGTTCGTCGTGTCCGCGAGCGATGTCGACCAGGATGCCCTGTCTGACGAACTGCTGGAGATGATCGCCGCGGACTACCCGAAGTGGTGGGTGCCCGACGACGTGGAGTACATCGACGAAGTACCCAAAACCGCGACCGGGAAGTTCTCGAAGAAGGACCTCCGTGAGGAGTACGCCGACGCCTCGTTGGTCGAGGGCGAGGCACCTGCGGAGGCGGCTCCCGAAGACGAGTAG
- a CDS encoding O-methyltransferase gives MSELVADDITDFARAVGPQPDEILVEMNEHGEEIGFPTVGPAVGGWLATLARLVDAERVFEFGSGFGYSAYWFARALPPAGEVVLTEIDADELDRAREYFDRGDLTDRASFEHGDAIDFAESYDGPFDVVLIDNEKHRYEEAFDAIREKVAPGGVVIADNAMTSTSVDFETVLRLVEGETVADANESTRGVAAYLARVRADPDFETAAIPLGEGITVSHRTE, from the coding sequence ATGTCCGAACTCGTTGCCGACGACATCACCGATTTCGCCCGTGCGGTCGGTCCTCAGCCCGACGAAATTCTGGTCGAGATGAACGAACACGGCGAAGAGATCGGCTTTCCGACCGTCGGCCCCGCGGTCGGCGGCTGGCTCGCCACGCTCGCACGCCTCGTCGACGCGGAGCGGGTCTTCGAGTTCGGCTCTGGCTTCGGCTACTCGGCGTACTGGTTCGCGCGGGCGCTCCCGCCCGCGGGCGAAGTCGTCCTCACCGAGATCGACGCCGACGAACTCGATCGGGCGCGTGAGTACTTCGATCGCGGCGACCTCACGGACCGGGCGTCCTTCGAACACGGCGACGCGATCGACTTCGCGGAATCGTACGACGGGCCGTTCGATGTCGTGCTGATCGACAACGAGAAGCACCGGTACGAGGAGGCGTTCGACGCCATCCGTGAGAAGGTCGCGCCCGGTGGCGTGGTGATCGCCGACAACGCGATGACGAGCACCTCCGTCGACTTCGAGACGGTACTCCGCCTCGTCGAGGGCGAGACGGTCGCGGACGCGAACGAGTCGACCCGCGGCGTCGCGGCGTACCTCGCGCGGGTCCGCGCCGATCCCGACTTCGAGACCGCCGCGATCCCGCTCGGCGAGGGGATCACCGTGAGCCACCGTACCGAGTGA
- a CDS encoding HhH-GPD family protein, with translation MSESAFSPPDDRAAVREALVEWYEDDHRPFPWRETTDPYEILVSEVMSQQTQLDRVVDAFGGFVERWPDATALAAADRADVVGFWSDHRLGYNNRARYLHEAAGQIEEEFDGEFPATPDELQNLQGVGPYTANAVASFAFNAGNAVVDTNVKRVLYRAFEVPDDDAAFEEAASELMPAGESRVWNNAIMELGGVACTKTPACDEAECPWRAWCDAYATGDFSAPDVPTQSPFEGSRRQFRGRVVRVLGEYDELALDDLGPRVRVDYVPAAEESDGEPSEADGNHGREWLRGLVADLADDGLVEVEERDEETVVRLSR, from the coding sequence ATGAGCGAGTCCGCGTTCTCGCCGCCCGACGACCGCGCTGCGGTCCGCGAGGCGCTCGTCGAGTGGTACGAGGACGACCACCGACCGTTCCCGTGGCGCGAGACCACCGATCCCTACGAGATCCTCGTCTCGGAAGTGATGAGCCAGCAGACCCAGCTCGATCGCGTGGTCGACGCGTTCGGCGGGTTCGTCGAGCGATGGCCCGACGCGACGGCGCTCGCGGCCGCCGACCGGGCCGACGTGGTGGGCTTCTGGAGCGACCATCGCCTGGGGTACAACAACCGGGCGCGATACCTCCACGAGGCAGCCGGCCAGATAGAGGAGGAGTTCGACGGCGAGTTCCCTGCGACGCCCGACGAACTCCAGAATCTCCAGGGTGTCGGACCGTACACCGCGAACGCGGTGGCGAGCTTCGCGTTCAACGCGGGGAACGCGGTGGTCGATACGAACGTCAAGCGGGTGCTGTATCGCGCGTTCGAGGTGCCGGACGACGACGCAGCGTTCGAGGAGGCGGCCAGCGAGCTGATGCCCGCGGGCGAGTCGCGGGTCTGGAACAACGCGATCATGGAACTCGGTGGCGTCGCGTGTACGAAGACGCCCGCATGCGACGAGGCCGAGTGTCCGTGGCGGGCGTGGTGTGACGCCTACGCGACCGGCGACTTCTCCGCGCCGGACGTCCCCACCCAGTCGCCGTTCGAGGGGAGTCGCCGGCAGTTCCGTGGGCGTGTCGTGCGCGTGCTCGGCGAGTACGACGAACTCGCGCTCGACGACCTCGGTCCCCGCGTCCGTGTCGATTACGTGCCCGCAGCCGAGGAATCGGATGGCGAGCCGAGCGAGGCCGACGGCAACCACGGCCGGGAGTGGCTGCGAGGGCTCGTCGCGGATCTGGCCGACGACGGGCTGGTCGAGGTCGAGGAACGCGACGAGGAGACCGTCGTTCGACTGTCCCGGTGA
- a CDS encoding MFS transporter, translating to MVLLVNLARVVFAPLLEPIRTAFGASAAAIGLLATLAWLGSALPRLPTGYLLTFVPRYAVILAAGTILALSPLLAASATSLPVLWASAFLMGLSSGVYFIAAKPLLSDLFPDSIGRAVGIHGTASQLAAAGAPLFVTGVLWIESAGILPIGGWRLAFGLVSAVAVVATLAFGLVAWRTTFPPGEELDRDFLGAARRQWPVILSGVALAGLAGLAWNGVFNFYVSYLVATKPIAEATARELLTVVFAAGVPAFWIAGRLADRVAYIPLLLGIVGAFAGCLLALTLATGFYQLVAASAALGFVIHGLFPTMDTYVLDSLPDAHRASAYAVFSAGIMLLNALGSVVVGTLLDTGLGYSSIFQGFAVGVLVLVALLVAVHRTIGFPTGRRSAQGA from the coding sequence ATGGTGCTGTTGGTCAACCTCGCGCGAGTCGTCTTTGCGCCCCTGCTGGAGCCGATCCGGACCGCGTTCGGGGCGTCGGCGGCGGCGATCGGACTGCTGGCGACGCTGGCGTGGCTCGGCAGCGCGCTGCCGCGGCTGCCGACTGGCTACCTGCTCACCTTCGTGCCGCGGTACGCCGTGATCCTCGCCGCCGGGACGATCCTCGCCCTCTCGCCCTTGCTCGCCGCGAGCGCTACCTCCCTCCCGGTGCTCTGGGCGAGCGCCTTTCTGATGGGGCTCTCCAGCGGTGTGTACTTCATCGCGGCGAAACCGCTGCTGAGCGACCTGTTTCCCGATTCGATCGGACGTGCCGTCGGCATCCACGGAACCGCGAGCCAGCTCGCCGCGGCCGGCGCACCGCTGTTCGTCACCGGCGTCCTCTGGATCGAGAGCGCCGGGATCCTCCCGATCGGAGGGTGGCGGCTCGCGTTCGGCCTCGTCAGCGCGGTCGCGGTCGTAGCGACCCTCGCGTTCGGGCTCGTCGCGTGGCGCACGACCTTTCCGCCCGGCGAGGAGCTCGATCGGGACTTCCTCGGGGCGGCACGGCGACAGTGGCCCGTCATCCTGAGCGGGGTCGCACTCGCTGGCCTCGCCGGCCTCGCGTGGAACGGCGTGTTCAACTTCTACGTCTCGTATCTCGTCGCTACCAAGCCGATCGCCGAGGCCACCGCGCGCGAACTGCTCACGGTGGTCTTCGCCGCCGGCGTGCCCGCGTTCTGGATCGCGGGCCGCCTCGCCGACCGGGTGGCGTACATCCCGCTGCTGCTCGGGATCGTCGGCGCGTTCGCCGGCTGTCTCCTCGCGCTCACGCTGGCCACCGGCTTCTACCAACTGGTCGCCGCGAGCGCCGCACTCGGGTTCGTGATCCACGGCCTCTTCCCCACGATGGACACCTACGTCCTCGACTCGCTGCCGGACGCCCACCGCGCGAGCGCCTACGCCGTGTTCAGCGCGGGGATCATGCTCCTCAACGCGCTCGGCAGCGTGGTCGTCGGCACGCTGCTCGATACGGGGCTCGGGTACTCCTCGATCTTCCAGGGGTTCGCGGTCGGTGTGCTGGTGCTCGTCGCGCTCCTCGTCGCGGTCCACCGCACGATCGGGTTCCCGACTGGTCGGCGGTCGGCCCAGGGGGCCTGA
- a CDS encoding NADPH-dependent FMN reductase, with the protein MPDRPHVAALAGSLRDGSYTRIALEHALAEAEELGASTDLIDLRELDLSVFDADDREAGDALELERRVREADSVLLGTPSYHGSYSSVLKNALDYCGFDEFENTTVGLLSVSGGGFPITPLDHLRAVSRALNAWVIPHHAAVPRASGKFEDGELTDEDSRERVATLGRRAVEYAHIEPDPACLESTQNVGADD; encoded by the coding sequence ATGCCAGACCGGCCCCACGTCGCCGCGCTCGCCGGCAGCCTCCGCGACGGCAGCTACACCCGCATCGCCCTGGAGCACGCACTCGCCGAGGCCGAGGAGCTCGGCGCGAGCACCGACCTGATCGATCTTCGGGAACTCGACCTCTCGGTGTTCGACGCCGACGACCGCGAGGCCGGTGACGCGCTCGAACTCGAACGGCGCGTCCGCGAGGCCGACAGCGTGCTCCTCGGGACCCCCTCCTACCACGGGTCGTACTCCTCGGTCCTGAAGAACGCGCTCGATTACTGCGGGTTCGACGAGTTCGAGAACACCACCGTCGGCCTGCTGTCGGTCTCCGGGGGCGGGTTCCCGATCACGCCGCTCGATCACCTCCGTGCGGTCTCGCGCGCACTCAACGCGTGGGTCATCCCCCACCACGCCGCCGTCCCGCGCGCGAGCGGGAAGTTCGAGGACGGCGAACTCACGGACGAGGATTCGCGCGAGCGCGTGGCGACGCTCGGCCGGCGGGCGGTCGAGTACGCCCACATCGAACCCGATCCGGCGTGTCTCGAAAGTACCCAGAACGTCGGCGCTGACGACTGA
- a CDS encoding DUF7537 family lipoprotein: MRRLAAVVGLVSLVLLAGCSGTGFDTGTETPATVTPAPVPTDDPLSDPPDGLSEDGITDSFALADAHADALANTSFTVRRNHTLVASNGTRLVDTSSVQRIRADHSRWMVERSYNGTYAQFARRPVTDVDSWFNGSHGLYRLQGQNGTEYFVFPITGASGPVGRQQLISYYTLTESTAVSTANGRIRLEMNVRPETNRPISPLRVNVTERTVALTLTETGRVERYRVEYTGRLRSDPNTTVEGVRVVRFRGLDETTVERPDWIATARNATAARGETVDT; the protein is encoded by the coding sequence ATGCGACGGCTGGCCGCAGTCGTCGGTCTCGTCTCACTCGTTCTCCTTGCGGGATGCAGTGGGACCGGCTTCGATACAGGTACCGAAACCCCCGCGACCGTCACTCCTGCACCGGTTCCCACCGACGATCCGCTGAGCGATCCGCCCGACGGTCTCTCGGAGGACGGGATCACGGACAGCTTCGCGCTCGCCGACGCCCACGCCGACGCGCTCGCGAACACCAGTTTCACCGTGCGGAGAAATCACACGCTGGTCGCCTCCAACGGTACGCGGCTCGTCGACACGAGTAGCGTCCAGCGGATCAGAGCCGATCACAGCCGCTGGATGGTCGAACGGTCGTACAACGGCACGTACGCGCAGTTCGCACGAAGGCCGGTAACGGACGTCGACAGCTGGTTCAACGGGTCACACGGGTTGTATCGGTTGCAGGGACAGAACGGGACGGAATACTTCGTGTTTCCGATCACCGGGGCCAGCGGTCCGGTGGGGCGACAACAGCTCATCTCGTACTATACGCTCACCGAGTCGACGGCAGTATCGACTGCGAACGGACGGATTCGCCTCGAAATGAACGTGAGGCCGGAAACCAATCGTCCGATCTCGCCGTTGCGAGTCAACGTGACCGAACGCACGGTTGCGCTCACGCTGACCGAGACCGGGCGCGTCGAGCGGTACCGCGTCGAGTACACCGGACGCCTCAGGAGCGATCCCAATACGACGGTCGAGGGCGTACGGGTCGTTCGATTCAGGGGACTCGACGAAACGACCGTCGAACGACCCGACTGGATCGCCACCGCGCGCAACGCGACCGCCGCCAGAGGGGAGACGGTAGACACGTGA
- a CDS encoding YIP1 family protein, with amino-acid sequence MTQWVENPTGGRDRGAVALVRAWLEVLVRPRRFFAAGVAPGDQAPGLVFAMAVVAIEEATRFALVPDAYPVVANRPLVSGVVAVVVAAGFVAPLALHLMAAIETLALAGLASDRAGVSETVQVIAYAIAPCVFAGVPIPALQVLCACYGAVLLVVGTATVHDIEVGRAAVAAALPGVVVFGYAFRGFGAAAALVAAV; translated from the coding sequence GTGACGCAGTGGGTCGAGAACCCGACCGGCGGGCGCGATCGGGGAGCCGTCGCGCTCGTCCGCGCCTGGCTCGAAGTCCTGGTGCGCCCGCGCCGGTTCTTCGCGGCGGGGGTCGCGCCGGGCGACCAGGCTCCCGGCCTGGTGTTCGCCATGGCTGTCGTCGCCATCGAGGAGGCGACCCGGTTCGCGCTCGTCCCCGACGCCTACCCGGTGGTCGCGAACCGACCGCTCGTTTCGGGCGTGGTCGCAGTCGTCGTCGCGGCCGGCTTCGTCGCGCCGCTCGCGCTCCACCTGATGGCGGCGATCGAGACGCTCGCGCTCGCCGGGCTCGCCAGCGACCGAGCCGGCGTCAGCGAGACGGTCCAGGTCATCGCGTACGCGATCGCGCCCTGTGTGTTCGCCGGCGTACCGATCCCCGCGCTCCAGGTGCTCTGTGCGTGCTACGGGGCGGTGCTGCTCGTCGTCGGGACCGCGACGGTTCACGACATCGAGGTTGGGCGGGCGGCCGTCGCCGCGGCGCTGCCGGGGGTAGTCGTCTTCGGGTACGCGTTCCGGGGGTTCGGGGCTGCCGCCGCGCTCGTGGCGGCCGTCTGA
- a CDS encoding molybdopterin-dependent oxidoreductase, whose translation MSETRPGRREEIDAILDRKPGTSETRDEADRYTVVGAASRATFADWLTPIEEHFVCHRNPIPEGDAESWTIDLAWSGDGDAVELPLSEIVDDLPTVAVAHTMECAGNGRGQHDPETGSVQWGCEAVGTAVWSGTPVRSVLRAGGLDVGDAASDPTTHEGDRWLTAIGDDSTEEETFARSIPLSKALDDCILAHGMNGEALPAEHGYPVRLVVPGWYGVNSVKWLSELRVTDGMVTEGSLDRPGTHARWQQDDYRIHPEGTTPEHTDTVPTADTWDQLESPAVEHPYTFDETVMSLIGRPTGEEPVTPREGSVTVRGVAWAGDDAVRGVEVSDDEGETWHDAELFGPNYAGAWRLFEYAWEPDSGTHTLASRATDEHGRSQPATIGTPADGLDAVESGEFPWNEGGYAANAYLPNAIEIEVTDDA comes from the coding sequence ATGAGCGAGACGCGCCCCGGACGCCGCGAGGAGATCGACGCGATCCTCGACCGCAAACCGGGAACGAGCGAGACCCGCGACGAGGCCGACCGCTACACCGTCGTCGGCGCGGCGAGCCGGGCGACGTTCGCGGACTGGTTGACGCCGATCGAGGAGCATTTCGTCTGCCACCGGAACCCGATTCCCGAGGGCGACGCCGAGTCGTGGACGATCGATCTCGCGTGGTCGGGCGACGGCGACGCCGTCGAACTCCCGCTCAGCGAGATCGTCGATGACCTTCCTACTGTGGCGGTCGCCCACACGATGGAGTGTGCGGGCAACGGCCGCGGCCAGCACGACCCCGAAACGGGCAGCGTCCAGTGGGGCTGTGAGGCGGTCGGCACCGCCGTCTGGAGCGGCACGCCGGTCCGGTCGGTGCTGCGGGCGGGCGGTCTGGACGTGGGCGACGCGGCGAGCGACCCGACGACTCACGAGGGCGACCGGTGGCTCACCGCGATCGGCGACGACAGCACCGAGGAGGAGACGTTCGCCCGATCGATCCCACTCTCGAAGGCACTCGACGATTGCATCCTCGCCCACGGGATGAACGGCGAGGCGCTCCCCGCCGAACACGGGTATCCCGTCCGACTGGTGGTGCCCGGCTGGTACGGCGTCAACAGCGTGAAGTGGCTTTCCGAACTGCGCGTGACCGACGGGATGGTCACCGAGGGATCGCTCGACCGGCCCGGAACCCACGCCCGCTGGCAGCAGGACGACTACCGCATCCATCCCGAGGGCACGACGCCCGAGCACACCGACACCGTTCCGACGGCCGACACGTGGGACCAGCTCGAATCGCCGGCAGTCGAGCACCCGTACACCTTCGACGAAACCGTGATGTCGCTGATCGGTCGACCGACCGGCGAGGAGCCCGTCACTCCTCGCGAGGGATCGGTCACGGTGCGCGGTGTGGCGTGGGCCGGCGACGACGCGGTGAGGGGCGTCGAGGTGTCGGACGACGAGGGCGAGACGTGGCACGACGCGGAGCTGTTCGGGCCGAACTATGCGGGTGCGTGGCGACTGTTCGAGTACGCGTGGGAGCCGGACTCGGGGACTCACACCCTCGCCTCGCGCGCGACCGACGAGCACGGACGGAGCCAGCCGGCGACCATCGGCACGCCGGCGGACGGACTCGACGCGGTCGAGAGTGGCGAGTTCCCGTGGAACGAGGGTGGGTACGCCGCCAACGCCTACCTGCCGAACGCGATCGAGATCGAGGTCACGGACGACGCGTGA